A portion of the Simkania negevensis Z genome contains these proteins:
- a CDS encoding ABC transporter ATP-binding protein — protein sequence MQKKHLLTNLLKQAKVIGYSLKLLWQSAPRETLLLAFCLAIQGLIPALTLITFRESIHFLTNHITPFPWFIFALWAVVLFFETLFEPILSFLRLRVNEKILAHFNILLMKKANDIKGLGFLENKQSASELKQLRDEVRYRPINLIYILTSGVREWIGLVSVLVLLSTAIWWLPFLILIAALPNAISTMWREKQAWEYALLRSPESQQMSALAQQTLDLRAAKEIRLFGFGDFLIKKYQAISKDFQHHMSQNRQALFARFILLSLPSILGDFLIFYLVISHAMSGLMKSSEVVMAVQGLITVQRTIGLITQNLGMFSQVYSFFDKFRDFIQKTKSDLFVPRKTKTLSKIHGDITFENVTFAYHKDTPILKNINLKLKAGETIALVGENGAGKSTLVKLLCRFYDPNQGTISVDGTDLKELDLPWWYEHMSCVLQDFAEYPMTIRENIGIGNWKKMEDTSLIEKAAQQGGLHAVHFNKGYDTLLGKPFGGTTLSGGEWQKIAVSRAFMRPANFLILDEPTASLDARSEQEVFHSFSKLSKGKTSLLITHRLGSVSMADRILVMKQGEIIEDGTHQSLLQKGGEYASLYQLQTSNYTLNR from the coding sequence ATGCAAAAGAAACATTTACTTACGAACCTGCTGAAGCAAGCTAAAGTCATCGGCTACTCGCTCAAACTTCTATGGCAATCTGCACCTAGAGAAACTCTCTTGCTTGCGTTTTGCCTCGCCATTCAAGGGCTAATCCCCGCGCTCACACTCATTACCTTTCGAGAAAGCATTCACTTTCTGACAAACCACATCACCCCTTTCCCCTGGTTTATCTTTGCCCTTTGGGCTGTCGTTCTCTTCTTTGAAACTTTGTTTGAACCCATCCTTTCGTTTCTCCGCTTGCGCGTGAATGAAAAAATTCTCGCTCATTTCAATATCCTTCTCATGAAAAAAGCCAACGACATCAAAGGGCTCGGTTTTTTAGAAAACAAACAGTCTGCCAGTGAGCTTAAGCAGCTCAGAGATGAAGTCCGCTACCGCCCCATCAACTTGATTTACATTTTGACAAGTGGCGTACGTGAATGGATCGGGCTTGTCTCAGTTCTCGTTTTACTTTCCACAGCGATTTGGTGGCTTCCTTTTCTCATTCTTATTGCAGCCCTCCCTAATGCCATTTCCACCATGTGGCGGGAAAAGCAAGCTTGGGAGTATGCCTTACTTCGGAGCCCTGAATCGCAACAAATGTCTGCTCTTGCGCAGCAAACTCTTGATTTACGCGCAGCAAAAGAAATTCGGCTGTTTGGATTTGGAGACTTTCTCATTAAAAAGTACCAAGCGATTTCCAAAGACTTTCAACATCACATGAGTCAAAATCGTCAAGCGCTTTTTGCTCGTTTTATTCTCCTTTCTTTACCAAGCATTTTAGGAGACTTTTTGATTTTCTATCTCGTGATTTCCCATGCAATGAGCGGCCTCATGAAAAGTAGCGAAGTGGTAATGGCGGTGCAAGGGCTCATCACTGTGCAACGAACGATCGGCCTCATCACACAAAATCTAGGCATGTTTTCTCAAGTCTATTCCTTTTTTGACAAGTTCCGCGACTTTATACAAAAGACGAAAAGCGATCTCTTTGTTCCTCGAAAAACTAAAACTCTCTCAAAAATTCATGGTGACATTACATTTGAAAACGTCACCTTTGCGTACCACAAAGACACTCCTATTTTGAAAAACATCAACCTCAAACTCAAAGCCGGTGAAACCATTGCCTTAGTAGGGGAAAACGGTGCAGGAAAATCCACACTCGTGAAATTGCTTTGCCGCTTTTACGATCCTAATCAAGGGACCATCAGTGTCGATGGCACAGATTTAAAAGAGCTTGACCTGCCTTGGTGGTATGAGCACATGAGCTGCGTGTTGCAAGATTTTGCCGAGTATCCAATGACGATTCGAGAAAATATTGGGATTGGTAATTGGAAAAAAATGGAAGATACATCTCTCATTGAAAAAGCTGCCCAGCAAGGAGGACTTCATGCCGTCCATTTCAATAAAGGGTACGACACCCTTTTAGGAAAACCGTTTGGAGGAACGACTCTTTCTGGCGGCGAATGGCAAAAAATTGCGGTTTCTCGCGCCTTTATGCGTCCCGCAAACTTTCTCATTTTAGATGAGCCCACAGCTTCCCTTGATGCCCGCAGTGAACAAGAGGTCTTTCACTCATTTTCAAAACTTTCCAAAGGAAAAACCTCTCTTTTAATCACTCACCGTTTAGGATCGGTGTCAATGGCAGACCGTATCCTTGTCATGAAACAAGGAGAAATCATTGAAGATGGAACGCATCAAAGCCTCCTTCAAAAAGGAGGGGAGTACGCTTCCCTCTATCAGCTACAAACAAGCAATTACACCCTGAATAGATAA
- a CDS encoding NAD(P)H-dependent glycerol-3-phosphate dehydrogenase, giving the protein MKIAYLGAGAWGFCLANLLAGKGYDVFLWTGNLSLADVLKRGETHPKLRDHKAEENLYLTTNLNEALEDADFIIESVTSKGLRPVLEMVKETGLTGPPLILTSKGIEQNTCLLMSEVAIEILGEEYKNRIGTISGPSLANEVMQKLPTSVVAAAYSPDLALQIVDLFSTPFFRVYPNDDVPGVSFGGAMKNIIAIACAISDGLGFGENTKAALMTRGLHEIRKLSIVKGCRPETLSGLSGMGDLCATCLSTLSRNYIFGKLLAEGLTPEEAREKIGMVVEGAYTCVSALQLSRKANVPVPITEAVYSIIYEGLNSKEAVEALLTRAVKQEHL; this is encoded by the coding sequence ATGAAAATTGCTTATTTAGGGGCCGGAGCCTGGGGGTTTTGCTTAGCGAATCTCTTGGCTGGAAAAGGTTATGATGTCTTTCTGTGGACGGGGAATCTAAGTTTAGCCGATGTTCTCAAGCGTGGAGAAACACATCCGAAACTGAGAGACCATAAAGCCGAAGAGAATCTTTATTTAACGACCAATCTAAACGAAGCTCTCGAAGATGCCGATTTTATCATTGAGTCAGTGACTTCTAAGGGGCTGCGTCCAGTTCTTGAAATGGTTAAGGAGACTGGCTTGACAGGGCCTCCACTGATTTTGACCTCGAAGGGGATCGAGCAAAATACTTGCCTCCTGATGTCCGAAGTCGCAATTGAAATTTTGGGTGAAGAGTATAAGAATCGGATTGGTACTATTTCTGGGCCCAGTCTGGCCAATGAAGTCATGCAAAAGCTTCCCACTTCTGTTGTGGCAGCGGCCTATAGCCCCGATTTAGCTCTCCAAATCGTTGATCTCTTTTCAACTCCGTTCTTTCGAGTTTACCCGAATGATGATGTCCCTGGTGTTTCTTTTGGAGGCGCCATGAAAAACATCATTGCGATTGCATGTGCGATTTCCGATGGGTTGGGATTTGGAGAAAATACCAAAGCTGCACTCATGACACGTGGACTTCATGAAATCCGCAAACTCTCGATTGTCAAGGGATGTCGTCCCGAAACCCTTAGTGGCCTTTCAGGAATGGGTGATCTTTGTGCAACTTGTCTTTCCACTTTAAGCCGTAATTATATATTTGGTAAGTTGTTGGCAGAAGGGTTGACCCCAGAAGAAGCTCGGGAAAAAATTGGAATGGTTGTGGAAGGCGCTTATACCTGTGTTTCAGCGTTGCAACTCAGCCGTAAAGCGAACGTTCCTGTTCCGATTACAGAAGCCGTGTATTCGATCATTTACGAAGGGCTCAACTCAAAAGAAGCTGTCGAAGCCTTATTAACTAGAGCGGTCAAGCAAGAGCATTTGTGA
- a CDS encoding O-antigen ligase family protein, whose amino-acid sequence MMKKCLAVLFGFLLLGFPFESHVFRIFRPMARSSLHKFEATAPFSLTIPTFFEKYIHFYLSDIAIVLVLCLILIVYKPKLKELFFEKESRYLTLFWFVAALSLLLSAFSRYHVQYFNLLNLGIIFCVFHAARLFFQDREKTLKTLLWGFALISLFECFVGVWQFFAQGNLGIFFLGEVPLHYSDPNMAVIPLTEKTRKLIEFFHTLPPNQGVLLRAYGTFIHPNIYGEYLSISLLISYYLFAKSEKPLLRTLVLVFITAEIFALCLSFSRAAFLSWGIGTAVWLFLLFSNRMQMEKKQMRPLLIVIGGVIVCSMSVLFPQFYARGGFFNYSSFVQNSDSLRIVLQNIAFSMMKANPLLGIGYNCFVIAPGEFFPVEPEAIRTWTHNIYLLIGSETGLIGLLLFCLFIGTLIVSAFKHAFTPLSATLFAIFIGFLVVGLFDFYFLIVQSGKVMFFLFTGILTAQFATKANVLPSASHA is encoded by the coding sequence ATGATGAAAAAATGCCTCGCCGTTTTGTTTGGATTTTTACTTCTGGGATTTCCCTTTGAATCTCATGTTTTTCGCATCTTTCGCCCTATGGCCCGCTCCTCGCTCCATAAGTTTGAAGCTACCGCCCCTTTTTCTCTCACAATCCCCACATTTTTTGAAAAATACATCCACTTTTACCTCTCAGATATCGCGATTGTCTTAGTCCTCTGTTTGATCCTCATTGTGTATAAACCGAAGCTGAAAGAGCTGTTTTTTGAAAAGGAATCACGCTATTTGACCCTTTTTTGGTTTGTAGCAGCACTGTCTCTCCTTTTATCGGCTTTTTCTCGCTACCATGTACAGTACTTCAACCTGCTCAATTTAGGGATCATCTTTTGCGTTTTCCATGCTGCTCGACTTTTTTTCCAAGATCGGGAAAAGACTTTGAAGACTTTGCTTTGGGGCTTTGCTCTCATCTCCCTTTTTGAATGTTTTGTTGGAGTCTGGCAGTTTTTCGCTCAGGGCAACTTAGGAATCTTTTTTTTAGGCGAAGTTCCTCTTCACTACAGTGATCCTAATATGGCAGTGATTCCCCTGACAGAAAAAACAAGGAAATTGATCGAATTTTTCCACACACTCCCTCCAAATCAAGGAGTGCTTTTAAGGGCTTATGGAACGTTTATCCACCCTAATATTTATGGAGAGTATCTCTCAATCAGCTTGCTTATTTCATACTACCTATTTGCAAAATCTGAAAAACCCCTTTTGCGCACCTTAGTTCTTGTTTTCATCACTGCTGAAATTTTCGCGCTCTGTCTTTCTTTTTCTAGGGCGGCATTCCTCTCATGGGGAATCGGAACGGCTGTGTGGCTTTTCCTCCTTTTTTCCAATCGAATGCAGATGGAAAAAAAGCAAATGAGACCTCTTCTCATTGTCATTGGAGGGGTGATCGTCTGTTCAATGAGTGTGTTATTTCCTCAGTTTTACGCGAGAGGAGGGTTCTTTAACTACTCGAGTTTTGTCCAAAACAGCGATTCTCTCCGTATTGTGTTACAAAATATTGCCTTCAGTATGATGAAAGCAAACCCGCTGCTTGGCATCGGGTACAACTGCTTTGTCATCGCGCCAGGAGAATTTTTTCCTGTTGAACCCGAAGCAATACGCACTTGGACTCACAATATTTACCTGCTTATTGGATCCGAAACAGGGCTCATCGGACTTCTTCTTTTTTGCCTTTTTATCGGTACACTTATCGTTTCTGCTTTTAAGCATGCCTTCACCCCTCTTTCTGCAACTTTGTTTGCGATTTTTATCGGGTTTCTCGTCGTGGGCCTATTTGATTTTTACTTTTTAATTGTTCAATCGGGCAAGGTAATGTTCTTTCTTTTTACGGGAATACTTACGGCTCAGTTTGCAACGAAAGCTAACGTTTTACCTTCTGCTTCCCACGCATAG
- a CDS encoding bifunctional ADP-dependent NAD(P)H-hydrate dehydratase/NAD(P)H-hydrate epimerase, whose product MSLEGYKVITAREMARIEKLSIQEGASDEGYMLKAGAGIAERVALFIKEKRLQKRVTLLVGKGNNGGDAFVAGTLLLKKGYIVQAYHLFPTEESSPLCQKHKQAFTDAGGLVFFPKKAAEISCKGVLLDGLLGTGFQGQLEGILLDTVEHVNRSKQPILAIDIPSGVNGNTGEVNPIAVNAAETIFLGLPKIGFFLGEGYNYIGKLSPVDFGLELRYVHQACGMAHMLNEKNLPSLLPELTRTRHKYQAGYVLAVSGSPGMPGAAMLTCLAALRAGAGIIRLFHPMGMENELLHAPYEVIRTPYKDDPAALLLEMSRAAAMLIGPGLGRAQERGTFLKSFIDHITVPTVIDADGLFHLKGMFAKFPFPCVLTPHHREMLQLLGKEKFDDMFDECQKFAHENAITLVLKGAPTFIFHKDKPPLIIARGDPGMATAGTGDVLTGMIAALLAQKLPPREAAALGVYMHARAGECVAEMNTSYDLIASDLLEALPRVFKELSDLSLM is encoded by the coding sequence GTGAGTCTTGAAGGATATAAAGTCATTACCGCAAGGGAAATGGCGCGCATTGAGAAGCTCAGCATTCAAGAAGGAGCTTCCGATGAAGGGTACATGCTAAAAGCAGGCGCTGGTATTGCCGAGCGCGTGGCTTTGTTTATTAAAGAAAAGCGCCTTCAAAAGCGTGTCACACTCCTTGTAGGAAAAGGAAATAATGGCGGAGATGCCTTTGTTGCTGGGACTTTGCTCCTAAAAAAAGGGTACATTGTTCAAGCGTATCATCTTTTCCCTACCGAAGAATCGAGCCCTCTTTGTCAAAAACACAAACAAGCGTTTACCGACGCAGGCGGTCTTGTATTTTTCCCGAAAAAAGCAGCTGAAATTTCGTGTAAAGGAGTTCTCCTTGATGGACTTTTGGGAACCGGTTTTCAAGGGCAATTAGAAGGAATTCTTCTCGATACTGTCGAGCATGTGAATCGAAGCAAGCAGCCCATTTTGGCAATTGACATTCCCTCAGGAGTCAATGGAAATACAGGGGAAGTCAATCCGATCGCAGTGAATGCAGCTGAAACGATTTTTCTTGGTCTTCCAAAGATAGGATTTTTCCTAGGTGAAGGTTACAACTATATTGGAAAACTTTCTCCTGTTGATTTCGGTTTGGAACTTCGATATGTGCACCAGGCTTGTGGCATGGCTCATATGCTCAATGAAAAAAACTTGCCCAGTCTACTTCCCGAACTGACCCGTACACGTCATAAATACCAAGCAGGCTATGTTTTGGCCGTTTCAGGTTCACCAGGGATGCCTGGAGCAGCCATGCTGACGTGTTTAGCGGCCCTCCGTGCAGGAGCCGGAATCATTCGGTTGTTTCATCCTATGGGAATGGAAAATGAACTTTTGCATGCACCTTACGAAGTTATTCGCACCCCGTATAAAGACGATCCTGCTGCGCTTCTCCTCGAAATGTCCCGAGCTGCCGCCATGCTCATTGGCCCCGGTTTAGGGAGAGCACAAGAGCGAGGTACCTTTCTGAAATCCTTTATTGACCACATTACAGTCCCAACTGTCATTGATGCTGATGGTCTGTTTCATTTGAAAGGGATGTTTGCCAAATTTCCATTCCCATGTGTTCTCACGCCCCACCATCGCGAGATGCTTCAACTGCTTGGAAAAGAGAAGTTCGATGACATGTTTGATGAGTGTCAAAAGTTTGCGCATGAAAATGCTATCACTCTTGTTCTCAAGGGAGCGCCGACGTTTATTTTTCATAAAGACAAGCCACCGCTGATCATTGCGCGTGGCGATCCGGGTATGGCAACTGCTGGAACAGGTGATGTCTTAACTGGCATGATCGCAGCCTTACTTGCTCAAAAGCTTCCTCCTCGTGAAGCAGCGGCTCTTGGAGTGTACATGCACGCTCGTGCAGGTGAATGTGTTGCTGAAATGAATACATCTTATGACTTGATTGCATCTGATCTACTTGAGGCTTTGCCTCGAGTGTTCAAAGAGTTGTCAGATCTGAGTTTGATGTAA
- a CDS encoding polysaccharide biosynthesis/export family protein, which produces MRRKGVFFFLAFPLLISGCSNLPYKGSDALGADEFVIDSYKIKEGKFSILEMEGEPLLTLSPELLKEYTDYIGNGDVLEIAIYHPTRGDLAAAVQSIGSSVGYSVRDGKVILPDLPPLELAGLTLSQAREKIQDAYDHEIADVEVFINYKKRRERKIQLAGLVSTASIPINGKKRLFEVLAEAKVPANANFFKSYLVRDDAPVPVDMYKLMKEGDMSQNIVMRPGDKIYIAEAAASTLMVMGEVRQEKVIDLPSGFMSIREALALAGGIPYTGDKGYIQVIRGNILRPKVYTLNWKHIIRLPSSSLLLMPGDIVYVAATPITEWNRFVQQIFPTLTGIELFRKGAAGVIAIQ; this is translated from the coding sequence ATGAGGAGAAAAGGAGTTTTCTTTTTCTTAGCCTTCCCCTTACTTATCAGTGGATGCTCCAATTTACCCTATAAAGGAAGCGATGCTCTTGGAGCAGATGAATTTGTCATCGATTCGTACAAGATAAAAGAAGGCAAATTTTCGATTCTCGAGATGGAGGGGGAACCTCTTCTGACTCTAAGTCCCGAGCTTCTGAAAGAGTATACCGATTACATTGGGAATGGGGATGTTCTCGAAATTGCTATTTACCATCCAACACGTGGAGATTTAGCAGCAGCAGTTCAATCGATCGGTTCTTCTGTAGGCTATTCGGTGCGAGATGGAAAAGTTATCCTCCCTGATTTACCTCCTCTCGAGCTGGCAGGGCTGACATTGTCCCAGGCACGCGAAAAAATTCAAGACGCTTACGACCATGAGATTGCCGACGTCGAAGTTTTTATCAATTATAAGAAGCGACGTGAGCGGAAAATTCAACTAGCAGGTCTTGTGAGCACAGCTTCGATCCCGATCAATGGAAAAAAACGGCTGTTCGAAGTGTTAGCAGAGGCAAAAGTTCCTGCAAATGCCAACTTTTTTAAAAGTTATTTAGTCCGCGATGATGCGCCTGTTCCTGTCGACATGTACAAGCTCATGAAAGAGGGAGACATGTCGCAAAACATTGTGATGCGCCCTGGCGATAAAATCTACATTGCAGAAGCTGCCGCTTCGACGCTCATGGTAATGGGAGAGGTGAGGCAAGAAAAAGTGATAGATTTGCCAAGTGGTTTCATGTCAATTCGTGAAGCGCTGGCGCTTGCAGGAGGCATTCCTTATACTGGAGACAAAGGGTACATTCAGGTGATTCGGGGCAACATCTTACGGCCAAAAGTCTACACACTCAACTGGAAGCATATCATCCGTTTACCGAGTTCGAGTCTTCTTCTCATGCCAGGTGATATTGTCTATGTTGCTGCAACGCCCATCACTGAGTGGAACCGTTTTGTTCAGCAGATTTTCCCCACACTGACGGGAATCGAACTTTTCCGTAAAGGGGCAGCAGGAGTGATTGCTATCCAATGA
- a CDS encoding NAD-dependent epimerase/dehydratase family protein → MFDILSAMSDQKKPYSVFITGIAGFIGSHLASFLKKRGDYVIGCDNFNDYYSPELKKARVERLKKQGIEILNCDICDQDVLSRLFDEKGFTHIVHLAAQAGVRYSITHPFPYSHSNLNGFLHILELCRHHQPLKLVFASSSSVYGGNTKIPFCESDPTDHPISLYAATKKSGELLAQTYYHLYHFPIIGLRFFTVYGPWGRPDMAYYSFTESILNDKPIPVFNHGKMGRDFTYIDDIVDGTVRALDFEGGFELFNLGNNQSESLMEMIHILEKHIGKKARIDFKPMQLGDVEQTFADIDKAQKLLGFQPKVSLDLGLERFVQWYHATHQIQTKAT, encoded by the coding sequence ATGTTTGATATACTTAGCGCCATGAGCGATCAAAAAAAACCTTACTCCGTCTTCATCACCGGCATTGCAGGATTTATTGGGTCCCACCTCGCCTCTTTTCTTAAAAAAAGAGGAGATTATGTGATTGGATGCGATAATTTCAACGACTATTATTCCCCCGAGTTAAAAAAAGCACGTGTAGAAAGACTTAAAAAACAAGGAATCGAAATTCTTAATTGCGATATTTGTGATCAAGATGTTCTTTCTCGTCTTTTTGATGAAAAAGGGTTCACCCATATTGTTCATCTTGCAGCGCAAGCAGGTGTCCGGTATTCGATCACTCATCCCTTTCCGTACAGCCACTCGAATCTCAACGGATTTTTGCACATTCTCGAACTCTGCCGCCACCACCAACCCCTCAAGCTTGTGTTTGCCTCCTCTTCTTCTGTCTATGGTGGCAACACGAAAATCCCTTTTTGCGAATCCGACCCAACCGACCACCCCATCAGCCTTTACGCAGCCACAAAAAAATCAGGTGAACTCCTGGCCCAAACCTATTATCATCTCTACCATTTCCCCATCATTGGGCTCCGTTTTTTCACTGTCTACGGTCCTTGGGGACGCCCCGATATGGCCTACTACTCATTCACTGAATCGATTCTCAATGACAAGCCTATCCCAGTCTTCAATCATGGGAAAATGGGCCGCGACTTTACCTATATCGATGACATCGTCGACGGAACAGTCCGTGCTCTTGACTTTGAGGGAGGATTTGAACTGTTCAACCTCGGCAATAATCAGAGCGAATCTCTGATGGAGATGATCCACATTCTTGAGAAACACATTGGGAAAAAAGCCCGAATCGACTTCAAACCGATGCAATTAGGCGACGTCGAGCAGACATTCGCAGATATTGACAAAGCTCAAAAGCTTCTAGGGTTTCAGCCCAAAGTCTCACTTGACTTAGGGCTTGAACGCTTTGTTCAATGGTATCACGCTACCCATCAAATTCAGACAAAAGCCACATAA
- a CDS encoding DUF4135 domain-containing protein, with translation MHFQDALRAQYFIRALEQKILKISQTFKGDLSSFLTSLCRELDQTLLPTVAYEMGEAKAAGLLKGNSPEKRYQSFFIQGDNFTPWARELPEKYPFLFDQLDQLLSDTFQNLQLAIYRTRQEKSFSEITAIDLLTQSDKHRGQQSLLMTFNDGSKWVYKPRDLKTEVLFARFIQHLDLPDPYNLKPPTVFARENYGWMKFEPHFPCENLQKVCDYFSRAGVLLAVTDTLNFTDGHFENLIASGPYPVLIDGETLFQNYHAQALANKNVLSTGLIQKAAPNQKRKVHHSAFQAKQKETYHILYPHVLHERTDEMQVEFHGYREGILDNLPYIGEKYFLAQDFKECFLNGLKQGYQAIQKNAKSILEDSLWWEMLAQTKARTLMHHTVNYAYLLCRIQQPDGGQSQEFAQALIEDKLPDTPYLSYETQDLLQGNIPYFYHFPNEKTLYDGNDTPYENFFHETAVDQIKRNLQKDLGENAFDLVNKHLDHAKETFTYEPAEAS, from the coding sequence ATGCATTTTCAAGATGCTTTAAGAGCGCAATACTTCATTCGTGCTCTTGAACAAAAAATATTAAAGATCTCCCAAACATTTAAGGGTGATTTGTCTTCTTTTTTAACAAGCCTCTGCCGCGAGTTAGATCAAACGCTGCTTCCTACAGTCGCATATGAAATGGGGGAGGCAAAAGCGGCAGGCTTGCTGAAAGGAAATTCACCCGAAAAACGGTACCAGAGCTTTTTCATACAAGGTGATAATTTTACTCCATGGGCTCGTGAATTACCTGAAAAATATCCCTTTCTATTTGATCAACTGGATCAGCTACTGAGCGACACCTTTCAAAATCTTCAACTTGCCATTTATCGTACTCGACAAGAAAAGAGTTTTTCTGAAATCACTGCTATCGATTTGTTGACACAATCAGACAAACATCGTGGCCAACAATCGCTCCTCATGACTTTTAACGACGGAAGCAAATGGGTCTATAAACCCCGCGATTTAAAAACAGAAGTCCTCTTCGCTCGTTTTATCCAACATCTCGATCTCCCTGACCCTTACAATCTTAAGCCTCCAACTGTCTTTGCACGAGAAAACTATGGGTGGATGAAGTTTGAACCACACTTCCCTTGTGAGAATCTGCAAAAGGTCTGTGACTACTTTTCTCGAGCAGGCGTTTTACTTGCGGTCACCGACACTTTGAACTTCACTGATGGCCACTTCGAAAATCTCATTGCTTCAGGCCCTTACCCTGTTCTCATAGACGGAGAAACCCTATTTCAAAACTATCACGCTCAGGCCTTAGCAAATAAAAATGTTCTTTCAACAGGTCTCATTCAAAAAGCTGCCCCCAATCAAAAACGAAAAGTTCATCATTCTGCCTTTCAAGCAAAGCAAAAAGAAACCTATCACATTCTTTATCCACATGTTTTACACGAACGAACAGACGAGATGCAGGTGGAGTTTCACGGATACCGAGAAGGAATCTTAGATAATCTTCCTTACATTGGTGAAAAATATTTTCTCGCCCAAGATTTTAAAGAATGCTTCTTGAATGGATTGAAACAGGGCTACCAGGCAATTCAAAAAAACGCAAAGAGCATTCTTGAAGATTCTCTCTGGTGGGAAATGCTCGCGCAAACAAAAGCGCGCACACTGATGCATCATACAGTGAATTACGCTTACCTCCTATGCCGTATTCAACAACCTGATGGAGGCCAAAGCCAAGAGTTTGCGCAAGCGCTCATTGAAGACAAATTGCCCGACACCCCTTACCTTTCTTACGAAACACAAGACCTCCTTCAGGGAAACATTCCCTACTTCTACCACTTTCCAAACGAAAAAACGCTCTATGATGGGAATGACACCCCCTATGAAAACTTCTTTCATGAAACAGCCGTTGACCAAATCAAACGCAATTTACAAAAAGACTTAGGGGAAAACGCTTTTGATCTCGTTAATAAGCATTTAGACCATGCAAAAGAAACATTTACTTACGAACCTGCTGAAGCAAGCTAA
- a CDS encoding Lpg1974 family pore-forming outer membrane protein, with the protein MSQPNTTDYHSGFYLKLSGAALLPSETGLGSFTDSWQYANADGSTIRSLSKPSKADYKFAWGVLVGYDASSLPNFAEAEYFYLSNSNHNYNTTSDGPASFGSVFFNVGFPLTPGQDFVSDAYLIYRVNQVDIRAGHRFYVADNHLEISPSIGVRWSDLVHNLSFAVGHVRTSYWGVGPVFGIDGVYTLYKGLKLLSHFDAAIVVGSVKANSKLDFFGKSKYISPSTNRVVPTLAAKLGLRYDFIFSNKSSLRIEAGYQTAVYIGVFDILTGFTQIPAIGQVQRIASITTDNFSYSGPYASIAFHM; encoded by the coding sequence ATGAGTCAACCCAATACAACTGACTATCACTCTGGGTTCTACTTAAAATTAAGTGGAGCCGCTCTTTTGCCAAGTGAAACAGGTCTAGGCTCTTTTACGGATAGTTGGCAGTACGCGAATGCAGATGGGAGTACGATCCGTTCCTTGAGCAAACCATCCAAAGCAGATTATAAATTTGCGTGGGGTGTTCTTGTTGGGTACGATGCTTCTTCTCTACCCAATTTTGCAGAAGCAGAATACTTTTATTTATCTAATTCTAACCACAACTACAATACCACATCTGATGGGCCTGCAAGTTTTGGAAGCGTATTTTTTAACGTAGGATTTCCCTTAACACCAGGACAAGATTTCGTTAGTGATGCATATCTAATCTACAGAGTTAACCAAGTAGACATAAGAGCAGGTCATCGCTTCTACGTCGCAGATAATCATTTAGAAATCTCTCCTTCGATTGGTGTTCGTTGGTCTGATTTAGTACATAACCTTTCTTTTGCTGTCGGGCACGTCAGAACTTCTTATTGGGGAGTTGGCCCAGTATTTGGCATCGATGGTGTTTATACTCTTTACAAAGGGCTCAAGTTGCTTTCTCATTTTGACGCAGCAATAGTAGTTGGAAGTGTTAAAGCAAACTCTAAATTAGATTTTTTTGGAAAATCTAAGTATATCTCACCAAGTACAAACCGAGTTGTTCCAACATTAGCAGCTAAGCTAGGCCTTCGCTATGATTTTATCTTTAGCAATAAATCTTCTCTAAGAATAGAGGCTGGTTACCAAACCGCAGTTTACATTGGAGTCTTTGATATCCTTACAGGGTTTACCCAGATTCCTGCTATTGGACAAGTTCAAAGGATTGCTTCGATTACGACAGATAATTTCTCATATTCTGGACCTTATGCATCGATAGCATTTCATATGTAG